A single region of the Streptomyces sp. NBC_01381 genome encodes:
- a CDS encoding sugar kinase, with amino-acid sequence MTVPRQPSSPDSPDSSDSPDSPDEGKRPPEDRRHMIRRRWLTATIIVLLIGVPAGYLVISANQSRNSGRDKEAKYSATGLTAGWPSKVQRRLYDVPIPPYSREVAYYETNNWRTSRMYAQFLTSNKGLDKFLKQIGSSTADLEKNDITISKRDRKVVGWEFTDPGPWYGLTHEQKDPIPTLDVVVNRANPDHPMVYVVSTTTP; translated from the coding sequence ATGACCGTGCCCCGCCAGCCCTCGTCCCCGGACTCTCCGGACTCATCGGATTCCCCGGACTCCCCGGACGAGGGCAAGCGTCCCCCTGAGGACCGCCGCCACATGATCCGCCGCCGCTGGCTGACGGCGACGATCATCGTCCTGCTCATCGGCGTACCCGCCGGCTATCTGGTGATCTCCGCCAACCAGAGCCGCAACAGCGGGCGCGACAAGGAGGCCAAGTACTCCGCGACGGGCCTCACGGCGGGCTGGCCCTCCAAGGTGCAGCGCCGCCTGTACGACGTGCCGATCCCGCCGTACTCCAGGGAAGTCGCGTACTACGAGACGAACAACTGGCGCACCAGCCGCATGTACGCCCAGTTCCTGACGAGCAACAAGGGCCTGGACAAGTTCCTCAAGCAGATCGGCTCGAGCACCGCCGACCTGGAGAAGAACGACATCACGATCAGCAAGCGCGACCGCAAGGTCGTCGGCTGGGAGTTCACGGACCCGGGCCCCTGGTACGGCCTCACCCACGAACAGAAGGACCCGATCCCGACGCTGGACGTCGTGGTGAACCGCGCCAACCCGGACCACCCGATGGTGTACGTGGTGTCTACGACAACCCCGTAA
- a CDS encoding sulfite oxidase produces MTPMISKGVSEEAYDGRRRAQWLAGEARAAGVARRDMLRLLAAAGGASALALAAPRAEATAGTRSSVPGIVKPLPSDRFTIRGTNAETKFESLSETGHRTPASHFFVRNHTSTPRLDAKTWKLKIWGDGLRGGPREFTLSDLKGLPSVSRTAFVECAGNARSFFATQQGTPVSGTPWTLGAIGNAHWRGARLSEVLRLAGVSRRAVDVLPRGLDADYVTDDGTNLGRVRRPLPLSKAMDDVILAYEMNDAPLPPDHGYPVRILAPSWVGIASIKWLGDIEVSTTPLYSPWNTDFYRLFGEAYPDEGSTPLTLQTLKSAFELPWNASLPAARTHHLTGRSWSASGAITRVDISTDEGTTWHPARLNDKPQTSSWTRWTTTWHPKTPGPTTLLARATDTTGRTQPETTVHNAQGYLFDAVVRHAVRVV; encoded by the coding sequence ATGACGCCCATGATCTCCAAAGGGGTGTCCGAAGAGGCGTACGACGGACGTCGCAGGGCCCAGTGGCTCGCGGGGGAGGCCCGAGCGGCCGGGGTGGCGCGCAGGGACATGCTGCGGCTGCTCGCGGCGGCGGGCGGGGCATCGGCGCTGGCACTGGCCGCCCCGCGCGCGGAGGCGACGGCAGGCACCCGGAGCTCCGTACCCGGCATCGTGAAACCACTCCCGTCGGACCGCTTCACGATCCGGGGCACCAACGCGGAGACAAAGTTCGAGTCACTGTCAGAGACCGGCCATCGCACTCCGGCCTCCCACTTCTTCGTACGCAACCACACCTCGACCCCGCGGCTCGACGCGAAGACGTGGAAGCTGAAGATCTGGGGCGACGGACTACGAGGCGGCCCGAGGGAGTTCACCCTCTCCGACCTCAAGGGCCTCCCTTCGGTGTCGCGCACGGCCTTCGTCGAATGCGCGGGCAACGCCCGCAGCTTCTTCGCCACGCAACAGGGCACCCCCGTCTCCGGCACCCCCTGGACCCTGGGCGCGATCGGCAACGCCCACTGGCGCGGCGCACGCCTCTCCGAAGTCCTGCGCCTGGCCGGAGTGTCCCGCCGCGCCGTGGACGTGCTGCCGCGAGGCCTGGACGCCGACTACGTCACGGACGACGGCACGAACCTGGGCAGAGTCCGCCGCCCCCTGCCCCTGTCCAAGGCAATGGACGACGTGATCCTGGCCTACGAGATGAACGACGCCCCACTACCGCCGGACCACGGCTACCCGGTCCGGATTCTCGCCCCCTCCTGGGTGGGCATCGCCTCGATCAAATGGCTGGGCGACATCGAGGTCTCCACAACCCCGCTCTACTCACCCTGGAACACGGACTTCTACCGCCTGTTCGGCGAGGCGTACCCGGATGAGGGCAGCACCCCGCTGACCCTCCAGACCCTCAAGTCCGCCTTCGAACTCCCGTGGAACGCAAGCCTCCCGGCCGCCAGAACCCACCACCTCACCGGCCGCTCCTGGTCGGCGTCCGGCGCCATCACCCGGGTCGACATCAGCACGGACGAGGGCACCACTTGGCACCCCGCCCGCCTCAACGACAAGCCCCAAACGTCCAGTTGGACCCGCTGGACCACAACCTGGCATCCCAAAACCCCCGGCCCGACCACTCTCCTGGCCCGCGCGACGGACACCACGGGCCGCACCCAGCCGGAGACGACGGTGCACAATGCGCAGGGGTATTTGTTCGATGCGGTGGTGCGGCATGCGGTGCGGGTGGTGTGA
- a CDS encoding ornithine cyclodeaminase family protein, with translation MPSGTVPPPYIDAETMSRLVPMPTAIEAVEAVLKTDLDPEAEPPRGVVDIPGGQLLLMPSATTAYTGVKIATVTPSNAGRDLPRIQGMYALLDGVTHTPRALMDGIALTSLRTPAVSGAAIKYLAVPEARRLLVFGTGPQAWGHVEAVRAVRPTLEHVDVVARTPERVAAFVERCRTAGLSAAPATAADVASADVICCCTTARTPLFDSTLLADHATVAAVGSHEPDAREVDEALLSRGSVVAESRGVALRECGDIILAIEAGTFDVTRLRTLAELVRGETTIPGDRPRLFKSAGMAWEDLGVAVSVYEGWAALGSTAG, from the coding sequence ATGCCGTCCGGAACCGTTCCGCCGCCGTACATCGACGCCGAGACGATGTCCCGGCTCGTCCCCATGCCCACGGCGATCGAGGCGGTGGAAGCCGTCCTGAAGACAGATCTGGACCCGGAAGCGGAACCGCCCCGAGGCGTGGTCGACATCCCCGGCGGGCAACTCCTCCTGATGCCGTCGGCCACCACCGCGTACACGGGCGTGAAGATCGCCACGGTCACCCCTTCCAACGCAGGCCGCGACCTGCCCCGTATCCAGGGCATGTACGCACTCCTGGACGGCGTGACGCACACGCCGCGCGCCCTCATGGACGGCATCGCCCTGACGTCCCTGCGGACGCCCGCCGTATCGGGCGCCGCGATCAAGTACTTGGCGGTGCCCGAAGCGCGCCGCCTGCTCGTCTTCGGGACGGGCCCGCAGGCCTGGGGGCACGTGGAGGCGGTCCGGGCGGTGCGGCCCACCCTGGAGCATGTCGACGTGGTCGCACGGACCCCGGAGCGGGTGGCGGCCTTCGTCGAACGCTGCCGCACCGCGGGCCTCTCGGCGGCGCCCGCCACCGCGGCGGACGTCGCGTCGGCCGACGTGATCTGCTGCTGCACGACGGCACGCACCCCCCTCTTCGACAGCACCCTGCTGGCGGACCACGCGACGGTGGCGGCGGTGGGCTCACACGAACCGGACGCCCGCGAGGTCGACGAGGCCCTCCTGTCCCGCGGTTCGGTGGTGGCGGAGTCCCGCGGCGTGGCCCTGAGGGAGTGCGGGGACATCATCCTGGCGATCGAGGCGGGCACCTTCGACGTGACCCGGCTGCGGACATTGGCCGAACTCGTACGCGGCGAGACGACAATCCCCGGCGACCGGCCCCGGCTGTTCAAATCGGCGGGGATGGCTTGGGAGGATCTTGGGGTGGCGGTGAGCGTGTACGAGGGGTGGGCCGCCCTCGGTTCGACCGCCGGTTAG
- a CDS encoding HAD-IIA family hydrolase gives MELEQVGGIRAVLIDIDGVLTVSWDPLPGAVAAMERLRAAGLPLALVTNTTSRTRASIAARLAEAGFPVTADDILTAPAVTAAHLREHHPGARCLLLNAGDIRADLTGVTLVDEPEADSDQEVDVVVLGGAGEEFSYAALNRVFRHLQRGAALVAMHRNLYWRTADGLDLDTGAFLLGLERAARVEATITGKPSEAFFTAALAHLGAEPSATLMIGDDIESDVLAAQRGGITGVLVKTGKYLPETHRSASGTPDHVLDSFAALPHLIDHLASNAN, from the coding sequence ATGGAGCTGGAGCAAGTCGGCGGGATCCGCGCAGTCCTCATCGACATCGACGGAGTGCTGACCGTGTCCTGGGATCCGCTCCCCGGCGCCGTCGCGGCCATGGAGCGGCTGCGCGCGGCGGGGCTCCCGCTCGCCCTGGTCACCAACACGACCTCGCGCACCCGCGCCTCGATCGCCGCACGCCTCGCGGAGGCGGGGTTCCCCGTCACGGCCGACGACATCCTCACGGCCCCCGCCGTCACCGCGGCCCACCTGCGCGAGCACCACCCGGGCGCACGCTGCCTGCTGCTCAACGCCGGTGACATCAGGGCCGACCTGACGGGAGTGACGCTGGTCGACGAGCCCGAGGCTGATTCAGATCAGGAAGTGGACGTCGTCGTACTCGGCGGCGCGGGCGAAGAGTTCAGTTACGCGGCCCTCAACCGCGTCTTCCGTCACCTGCAACGGGGAGCCGCCCTCGTCGCGATGCACCGCAACCTCTACTGGCGCACCGCCGACGGTCTCGACCTCGACACCGGCGCCTTCCTCCTCGGTCTCGAACGGGCCGCCCGGGTAGAGGCGACCATCACCGGCAAACCGTCCGAGGCCTTCTTCACCGCCGCGCTCGCCCACCTGGGCGCCGAGCCGTCCGCAACGCTCATGATCGGCGACGACATCGAGTCCGACGTGCTCGCCGCCCAGCGCGGCGGCATCACCGGCGTACTCGTCAAGACCGGCAAGTACCTTCCGGAGACCCACCGTTCGGCCTCCGGAACACCGGACCACGTGCTCGACTCCTTCGCCGCACTCCCCCACCTCATCGACCACTTGGCCTCGAACGCCAACTGA
- a CDS encoding S9 family peptidase produces the protein MLSPITGTAAGVPFTALPPAGGGTAPLIVTWHMLDAPRSDAAFAAALPMSEVPAWRVHLGMPMCEARMVDGSMDAGLALLREDVLMSYLHPFVRQAAEEFPAALASIRAQLPVDDGPIGVLGGSLGGAVALRILTDTEIPVFAGAVVNAAVRMRSVVGLFPGGYPYDAESEKAVDSLDFVAKAGAIAGRVPLLVVSGERDHPGLRADASDLVDALGERSELLSIPGLAHPLAEEPGIEPAPQLPVAREVDAGLTRWFRRRLAAAAPLPQ, from the coding sequence GTGCTCTCACCGATCACGGGTACGGCCGCCGGTGTGCCGTTCACCGCGCTGCCGCCGGCCGGCGGCGGGACCGCGCCGCTGATCGTCACGTGGCACATGCTGGACGCGCCGAGGTCGGACGCCGCGTTCGCCGCCGCGCTGCCGATGAGCGAGGTGCCTGCGTGGCGGGTGCACCTCGGCATGCCGATGTGCGAGGCGCGCATGGTCGACGGCAGCATGGACGCCGGCTTGGCGTTGCTGCGCGAGGACGTCCTGATGTCGTATCTGCATCCGTTCGTCCGGCAGGCGGCCGAGGAGTTCCCTGCCGCGCTGGCATCGATCCGAGCGCAACTGCCGGTCGATGACGGTCCGATCGGCGTCCTTGGTGGGTCGCTCGGCGGGGCCGTCGCGCTGCGGATCCTCACCGACACCGAGATCCCGGTCTTCGCCGGCGCCGTCGTCAACGCCGCCGTCCGGATGCGGTCTGTCGTCGGCCTGTTCCCCGGCGGCTATCCGTACGACGCCGAGTCCGAGAAGGCCGTCGACAGCCTGGACTTCGTCGCCAAGGCGGGCGCCATCGCCGGTCGCGTGCCGCTGCTCGTCGTCAGCGGCGAGCGGGATCATCCGGGGCTGCGTGCCGATGCGTCGGACCTCGTCGACGCACTCGGGGAGCGGTCCGAACTGCTTTCGATCCCCGGGTTGGCGCATCCGCTCGCCGAAGAACCCGGCATCGAGCCCGCGCCCCAGCTGCCAGTGGCCCGCGAGGTGGACGCCGGCCTCACCCGGTGGTTCCGCCGCCGGCTCGCGGCGGCGGCCCCGCTCCCTCAGTGA